A genomic stretch from Helianthus annuus cultivar XRQ/B chromosome 1, HanXRQr2.0-SUNRISE, whole genome shotgun sequence includes:
- the LOC110898784 gene encoding uncharacterized protein LOC110898784, translating to MKESVTVTVKPGTSLQITVVAVEGQRTGVTLVDVTPHGFGVEKPDGSGSNVSKESTDPNKDLEAAIRSKKPKLYGSVDAFFDRDFLKIYLKNSLNEDKKKPVDIIDIASKILPFPAERRLLSAAFKVAKPFAGHFAKQAFLFILEIIPPNLPTLPAAESENHPDESENHPTLSEGKDHSDEPKG from the exons ATGAAAGAAAG tGTGACCGTAACTGTTAAACCTGGAACTTCACTCCAGATAACAGTCGTTGCTGTG GAGGGACAGCGCACTGGTGTCACTttggtggatgtgacaccccatgGTTTCGGAGTGGAAAAACCTGATGGATCTGGGTCTAATGTAAGCAAGGAAAGCACTGATCCAAATAAAGATCTGGAAGCTGCTATTCGTTCAAAAAAACCGAAG CTCTACGGAAGCGTTGATGCTTTCTTTGACCGAGATTTTCTGAAGATATATTTGAAAAACAGCCTAAATGAGGACAAGAAGAAGCCAGTAGATATAATTGACATTGCTTCAAAGATTCTACCTTTCCCAGCTGAACGCCGCCTCCTTTCTGCTGCTTTCAAAGTTGCGAAACCATTTGCTGGACACTTTGCTAAACAGGCCTTTCTTTTCATTCTCGAAATAATACCTCCTAACCTCCCAACACTACCTGCTGCGGAATCTGAGAATCACCCCGATGAATCTGAGAATCACCCCACACTTTCAGAAGGTAAAGATCACTCTGATGAACCCAAAGGTTGA
- the LOC110898783 gene encoding catalase-like, with protein MQTVIPKYNDFKQPGDRYRSWDPARQERFIVRMCKILSDPRVTHELRSIWISYWTQAYQSLGQKIASRLNVHPNY; from the exons ATGCAGACTGTGATCCCAAAATATAACGATTTCAAGCAGCCCGGAGACAGATACCGATCATGGGATCCAGCCAG GCAAGAGAGATTCATTGTCCGAATGTGTAAGATATTGTCTGACCCACGGGTAACCCATGAACTCCGCAGTATTTGGATCTCCTACTGGACCCAG GCTTACCAGTCTCTGGGGCAGAAGATAGCATCACGCCTCAATGTGCACCCCAATTATTGA